One window of the Zea mays cultivar B73 chromosome 3, Zm-B73-REFERENCE-NAM-5.0, whole genome shotgun sequence genome contains the following:
- the LOC100273062 gene encoding uncharacterized protein LOC100273062, producing MPPSPSSAGAGAASPSGSASASGSDPTPSWWESVSQARSRILALSSILPAAVSHDVAALADADRPARALLRSPAAYSALSDALRAGGGADDPACHWLYDTLLSADPDLRLAALAFLPLLAALYLRRLPPELPSSLSGFEAVLLAVYSSEAKNRQGKPVLVQVPDLSVPSLYHTPASSPSSKSPRRSQPPPIPPPQATPVVGVLSPPLEPQAAVKSTKRAGIIGVAFEAYYSKISQMPAASKVDACNAVAAWAGQYCKCRFELDEKELEEEEGDSLGSASSMTSEIENGKELEDELARTHINGDSSGRNCSGDDKEARVPLPWELLQPVMRVLGHCLLAPLNPPEVRDAAADAVRVVYARACHDLVAQAILASRSLIELDKSARKAAKAAAAAASGQIVAVGTAGSNASSSRPSSKPNTPSKQRKPDTLLVSK from the coding sequence atgCCTCCCTCCCCATCTTCCGCCGGTGCGGGCGCCGCCTCGCCTTCCGGTTCCGCGTCCGCTTCCGGCTCCGACCCGACcccgtcttggtgggagtccgtcTCGCAGGCACGGTCCCGCATCCTGGCGCTCTCCTCCATCCTGCCCGCGGCGGTCTCCCACGACGTGGCGGCGCTGGCCGACGCCGACCGCCCGGCGCGCGCGCTCCTCCGCTCGCCCGCTGCCTATTCGGCGCTCTCCGACGCGCTCCGGGCGGGCGGGGGCGCCGACGACCCGGCCTGCCACTGGCTCTACGACACGCTCCTCTCCGCCGACCCGGACCTCCGCCTCGCCGCGCTCGCGTTCCTGCCCCTGCTGGCGGCGCTCTACCTCCGCCGCCTCCCACCCGAGCTCCCTTCCTCGCTCTCCGGCTTCGAGGCCGTCCTCCTCGCCGTTTACTCCTCCGAGGCCAAGAATCGCCAGGGGAAGCCGGTCCTCGTCCAGGTGCCCGACCTCTCCGTCCCATCCCTGTACCACACGCCGGCGTCCAGCCCCAGCTCCAAGTCCCCTCGCCGGTCGCAGCCCCCGCCGATCCCCCCTCCGCAGGCGACTCCCGTGGTGGGGGTGCTGTCGCCGCCGCTGGAGCCACAGGCCGCGGTGAAATCGACGAAGCGCGCTGGAATTATTGGAGTTGCATTTGAGGCCTACTACTCCAAGATTTCGCAGATGCCTGCTGCGTCGAAGGTGGATGCCTGCAATGCTGTGGCTGCGTGGGCGGGGCAGTACTGCAAATGCCGTTTTGAGCTGGATGAGAAAGAACTGGAAGAAGAGGAAGGTGACTCTTTGGGGTCTGCCTCGTCAATGACCTCGGAGATTGAGAATGGGAAGGAACTGGAGGACGAATTGGCCAGGACGCATATCAATGGAGACAGCAGTGGCCGGAATTGCAGCGGGGACGACAAGGAGGCGAGGGTGCCACTTCCCTGGGAGCTGCTCCAGCCAGTGATGAGGGTTCTTGGGCACTGCTTGCTTGCCCCGCTGAACCCACCTGAGGTGCGTGATGCCGCAGCAGACGCAGTGAGGGTCGTCTATGCCCGTGCATGCCACGATCTTGTGGCACAGGCAATCTTAGCATCACGAAGCTTGATTGAGCTTGACAAGAGCGCACGAAAGGCTGCCAAGGCAGCAGCTGCTGCGGCTTCTGGGCAAATTGTTGCAGTTGGCACTGCTGGAAGCAATGCATCAAGCTCTAGGCCAAGTTCAAAGCCAAATACACCAAGCAAGCAGCGGAAGCCTGACACACTGCTCGTGTCCAAATGA
- the LOC103649679 gene encoding UDP-glycosyltransferase 73E1 — MAAAAASATQAALALAHDLEDASERKAHFVLVPLMAQGHTIPMTDMACLLARHGARVSFVTTPLNASRIAGLIDHAAAAGLAIRFVRLRFPAAEFGLPEGCENADMLQSRDLFKNFMDACAALREPLAAYLREQEQPPSCVVSDMSHWWTGDIAREFGVPRLTFNGFCGFASLARYIMVRDNLLEHVEDENELVSFPGFPTPLELTKARCPGSVSVPGLDQIRKKMYEEEMRSSGVVINSFQELEALYIESFEQVTGKKVWTVGPMCLCNQDSNTMAARGNKASMDEAQCLQWLDSMDPGSVIFVSFGSMARTAPQQLVELGLGLESSNRAFIWVIKAGDKFPEVEGWLADGFEERVKDRGLIIRGWAPQVMILWHRSVGGFMTHCGWNSTLEGVCAGVPMITWPHFAEQFVNERLVVDVLKTGVEVGVKGVTQWGHEQEEVTVTKDDVEAAVSRLMDEGEAAEEMRMRAREFGVKARKALVEGGSSYNNINLLIHEMGNRANVST, encoded by the exons atggcggcggcggcggcctctgCCACCCAAGCAGCACTCGCGCTCGCCCACGACCTGGAGGACGCCTCCGAAAGGAAGGCACACTTCGTGCTGGTCCCACTGATGGCGCAGGGCCACACCATCCCGATGACCGACATGGCGTGCCTGCTGGCCAGGCACGGCGCGCGGGTCAGCTTCGTCACCACGCCGCTGAACGCCTCTAGGATCGCGGGGCTCATCGAccacgcggcggcggcgggcctCGCGATCCGGTTCGTCAGGCTCCGCTTCCCCGCCGCCGAGTTCGGCCTGCCCGAGGGGTGCGAGAACGCCGACATGCTCCAGTCCAGAGACCTGTTCAAGAACTTCATGGACGCCTGCGCGGCGCTGCGGGAGCCACTCGCTGCGTACCTCAGAGAGCAAGAACAACCTCCGAGCTGCGTCGTATCGGACATGAGCCACTGGTGGACAGGTGACATCGCGAGGGAGTTTGGTGTCCCCAGGCTGACGTTCAATGGCTTCTGCGGCTTCGCGTCCCTTGCCAG GTACATCATGGTCCGCGACAACTTGCTGGAACACGTCGAAGATGAGAATGAGCTCGTCAGTTTCCCAGGATTCCCAACGCCGCTTGAGCTGACGAAAGCAAGATGCCCTGGAAGTGTATCTGTTCCCGGTCTGGATCAGATCCGTAAGAAGATGTATGAGGAGGAGATGAGATCCAGTGGTGTTGTCATAAACAGCTTCCAAGAGCTGGAGGCCTTGTACATCGAGTCCTTCGAGCAGGTTACAGGGAAGAAGGTCTGGACAGTGGGACCAATGTGTCTGTGCAACCAGGACAGCAACACGATGGCGGCGAGAGGAAACAAGGCCTCAATGGATGAGGCGCAGTGCCTGCAATGGCTCGATTCCATGGATCCGGGCTCGGTGATCTTTGTAAGCTTCGGCAGTATGGCCCGCACCGCGCCTCAGCAGCTCGTTGAGCTGGGACTAGGGCTGGAATCTTCCAACAGGGCGTTCATCtgggtgatcaaagcaggagataAGTTTCCAGAAGTTGAGGGATGGCTCGCGGACGGGTTCGAAGAACGGGTGAAGGACAGAGGCTTGATCATAAGGGGCTGGGCGCCGCAGGTTATGATCCTGTGGCATAGATCTGTTGGAGGTTTCATGACACACTGTGGGTGGAACTCGACATTAGAGGGAGTCTGTGCAGGCGTGCCCATGATCACATGGCCACACTTTGCAGAGCAGTTTGTGAACGAGAGGCTGGTGGTGGACGTGCTGAAAACTGGGGTGGAGGTTGGAGTCAAAGGGGTGACACAATGGGGGCATGAACAAGAGGAGGTTACAGTGACAAAGGATGATGTGGAGGCAGCTGTGTCCAGGTTGATGGATGAAGGTGAGGCTGCAGAGGAGATGAGGATGAGAGCAAGAGAATTTGGTGTTAAGGCAAGGAAGGCTTTGGTAGAGGGAGGTTCTTCGTATAATAATATAAATCTATTGATTCATGAAATGGGAAACCGGGCAAATGTATCTACCTAG